The following coding sequences are from one Stigmatopora nigra isolate UIUO_SnigA chromosome 10, RoL_Snig_1.1, whole genome shotgun sequence window:
- the eefsec gene encoding selenocysteine-specific elongation factor — MTEHKSPTLNFNIGVLGHVDSGKTSLARALSSTASTAAFDKNPQSKERGITLDLGFSSFNVELPDQLRESGKNMEHYENLQFTLVDCPGHASLIRTIIGGAQIIDLMMLVVDVVKGLQTQTAECLLIGELTCPRMVVVLNKTDLLPTDKRQSAIEKMTKRLHKTLENTRFKECPVIAVAAKPGGPEGADTEEPQGLSELIELLKQQTYLPLRDPGGDLLMAVDHCFSIRGQGTVMTGTILQGSLSVNDTVEIPALKVTKKVKSIQMFRKPVSGAMQGDRVGVCVTQFDPKLLERGLVCTPASLRTVFAAVISAKKIGYFKGSLNTRAKFHITVGHETVMARVTFFGLPPDASQPQPGSPETAFAFDRVYVYQEDYVIGRGESNSGPDPEQWALLEFERPVTCPLLCLVIGSKLDTDIHANACRLAFHGRLLYGFEDKAYAETGLPRLLIYKTKHKEGQVERVTDDYTLIGRNLFKKETNLQIFVGLKVTLSTGEIGIIEGGFGQSGKFKIRVQEGLRPETKQLLSSTTSKKKGKGGGKDINEEEPKTDNHPVYIHLDFKRYVFDPHKKMVQL, encoded by the exons ATGACTGAGCACAAGTCTCCAACATTGAATTTCAACATCGGTGTCCTCGGGCATGTGGACAGTGGCAAGACGTCGCTGGCTCGAGCGTTAAGCAGCACTGCCTCCACGGCTGCCTTTGACAAGAACCCTCAGTCAAAGGAGAGGGGCATCACCCTGGATCTCGGCTTCTCCTCCTTCAATGTGGAACTCCCAGATCAGCTGCGGGAAAGTGGAAAGAACATGGAGCATTATGAAAACCTGCAGTTCACCCTGGTAGACTGCCCTGGACATGCTTCTCTCATTCGGACCATTATTGGAG GGGCACAAATCATTGACCTGATGATGCTGGTGGTGGATGTGGTCAAAGGGCTGCAGACCCAAACAGCAGAGTGTCTTCTTATTGGAGAACTGACTTGTCCTCGCATGGTGGTCGTCCTCAACAAGACGGACCTTCTGCCAACTGACAAAAGACAAAGTGCGATTGAGAAAATGACCAAAagactgcataaaacactggaGAACACCAG ATTTAAAGAGTGTCCAGTGATTGCGGTGGCAGCCAAACCGGGAGGCCCCGAGGGTGCCGACACAGAGGAACCACAAGGGCTGTCCGAGTTAATCGAG CTATTAAAACAGCAGACTTATCTACCATTGAGAGACCCAGGAGGAGACCTGCTGATGGCTGTGGACCATTGCTTTTCCATCCGTGGCCAGGGAACTGTTATGACCGGGACCATCCTACAGGGTTCTTTGAGTGTCAACGACACCGTGGAAATCCCTGCACTGAAG GTAACTAAGAAGGTAAAGTCAATACAGATGTTTCGGAAGCCAGTATCGGGGGCCATGCAGGGGGACCGCGTGGGTGTGTGCGTGACACAATTTGACCCAAAGTTGTTGGAGCGGGGGCTCGTGTGTACCCCGGCCTCCCTACGCACCGTCTTCGCTGCCGTCATCTCTGCCAAGAAGATCGGCTACTTCAAGGGTTCCCTCAACACACGGGCCAAGTTTCACATCACGGTGGGACACGAGACCGTCATGGCCAGGGTCACTTTCTTTGGACTGCCGCCAGACGCGTCGCAACCGCAACCCGGCTCGCCGGAAACGGCCTTCGCCTTCGACAGGGTGTACGTCTACCAAGAAGACTACGTCATCGGTCGTGGAGAGTCCAATTCGGGACCTGACCCTGAGCAGTGGGCCTTGTTGGAGTTTGAGCGGCCAGTCACTTGCCCTCTACTCTGCCTGGTGATTGGTTCCAAGCTGGACACGGACATCCACGCTAACGCATGCCGCTTGGCCTTCCATGGACGTCTACTGTACGGGTTTGAAGATAAAGCCTATGCCGAGACGGGCCTCCCACGCCTGCTCATCTACAAGACCAAACATAAGGAGGGGCAAGTGGAGAGG GTAACAGACGACTACACTCTGATTGGCCGGAACCTGTTCAAGAAGGAAACAAACTTGCAGATCTTTGTCGGACTGAAGGTCACGTTGTCAACAGGCGAAATTGGCATCATCGAAGGTGGCTTTGGACAAAGCGGGAAATTCAAAATTCGAGTTCAAG AGGGTCTTCGCCCAGAAACCAAGCAGTTGCTGTCCTCCACCACTTCCAAGAAAAAAGGGAAGGGAGGCGGCAAAGACATCAATGAAGAGGAGCCCAAAACAGACAATCATCCTGTTTACATTCACTTGGATTTCAAGCGCTATGTATTTGATCCCCATAAGAAGATGGTTCAATTATGA
- the ruvbl1 gene encoding ruvB-like 1, whose translation MKIEEVKSTTKTQRIASHSHVKGLGLDEAGNAKQSACGLVGQEAAREACGIIVELIRSKKMAGRAVLLAGPPGTGKTALALAIAQELGNKVPFCPMVGSEVYSSEIKKTEVLMENFRRAIGLRIKETKEVYEGEVTELTPCETENPMGGYGKTISHVIIGLRTGKGTKQLKLDPSIYESLQKERVEVGDVIYIEANSGAVKRQGRCDTFATEFDLEAEEYVPLPKGDVHKKKEIVQDVTLHDLDVANARPQGGQDILSMMGQLMKPKKTEITDKLRSEINKVVNRYIDQGVAELVPGVLFVDEVHMLDIECFTYLHRALESTIAPIVVFASNRGNCLIRGTEDISSPHGIPLDLLDRVMIIRTMLYTPQEMKQIIKIRAQTEGLAISEEALTHLAEIGAKTTLRYAVQLLTPASLLGRVQGKETVEREQVEEINELFYDAKSSAKILQDQHHKYMK comes from the exons atgaagatcGAAGAGGTAAAGAGTACCACGAAAACTCAACGGATTGCCTCGCACAGTCACGTTAAAGGACTTGGCTTGGACGAGGCCGGTAACGCCAAGCAATCGGCGTGTGGCTTAGTCGGCCAAGAAGCCGCCAGAGAG GCATGTGGGATCATTGTTGAGCTCATCCGCTCCAAGAAGATGGCAGGAAGGGCAGTTTTACTGGCCGGGCCACCTGGTACTGGAAAG ACTGCTCTCGCCTTGGCCATCGCACAGGAGCTGGGCAACAAGGTTCCTTTCTGCCCAATGGTGGGCAGCGAGGTCTACTCGTCGGAGATTAAAAAGACAGAAGTCCTGATGGAGAACTTCAGGAGGGCCATCG GGCTCCGCATCAAAGAGACAAAAGAGGTCTACGAGGGTGAGGTGACCGAGCTGACCCCCTGCGAGACGGAGAATCCAATGGGGGGCTATGGAAAGACCATCAGCCACGTCATCATTGGTCTGAGGACGGGCAAGGGAACCAAGCAGCTGAAG TTGGACCCCAGCATTTACGAGAGTCTGCAGAAGGAGCGCGTGGAGGTGGGAGACGTCATCTACATTGAAGCCAATAGCGGAGCTGTCAAG AGACAAGGTCGCTGCGACACCTTTGCCACAGAGTTTGACCTGGAGGCTGAGGAGTACGTGCCGCTGCCAAAGGGAGAtgtgcacaaaaaaaaggagatcgTCCAAGATGTCACGCTGCATGACCTTGACGTGGCAAATGCCAGGCCGcag GGAGGCCAGGATATTCTCTCTATGATGGGACAGCTGATGAAGCCCAAAAAGACGGAAATCACAG ataaacTCCGATCTGAGATCAACAAGGTGGTGAACCGCTACATCGATCAGGGCGTGGCCGAGCTGGTGCCCGGCGTACTGTTTGTGGACGAAGTCCACATGCTGGATATCGAGTGCTTCACATACCTCCACCGTGCTCTGGAGAGCACCATCGCACCCATTGTCGTGTTTGCCTCTAACAGAGGAAACTGTCTCATCAG AGGAACCGAGGACATCAGCTCACCACATGGTATTCCGTTGGACCTTCTGGACAGGGTCATGATTATTCGCACTATGTTGTACACTCCACAAGAAATGAAACAG atcaTTAAGATCCGCGCTCAGACCgaggggctggctatcagtgaAGAAGCGCTTACCCACCTGGCAGAAATTGGCGCCAAGACTACCCTCAG GTATGCTGTTCAGCTCCTGACGCCGGCAAGCCTACTTGGGCGCGTTCAAGGCAAGGAAACAGTAGAGAGGGAACAGGTAGAGGAGATTAATGAGCTTTTTTATGATGCCAAGTCATCTGCCAAAATCCTTCAAGATCAGCATCACAAATACATGAAATGA
- the rft1 gene encoding man(5)GlcNAc(2)-PP-dolichol translocation protein RFT1, with protein MTSQDVLKNASTLASYNVLLQVMFRVLTFLLNAFTLRFVSKELIGVVNVRLTLLYSTLVFLSREAFRRACLSSSAGTKHNWRRTINLLWLTLPLGALWGVLLAAVWLWLLEVPDPKVIPFYGPAVVLFALAGVQELLAEPLWVLAQVHMFVKLKVVAESLAMLAKCCMTVMLVVFARKWGLYIFALAHLVYTGVLVWCYALYFFRYLPSKEAAESNFPLRKFGDLIPHKANGEPLLDWTVARLTWSFFKQSFLKQILTEGERYVMTFLNVLSFGDQGVYDIVNNLGSMVARFIFLPIEESFYIFFAKVLERGRDIKSQKQEDVGVAADVLQCLLKLVLVIGLIIAVFGYAYSRLALDIYGGSLLSSGEGPALLRCYSVYVLLLAVNGVTECFVFAAMSQEEVDKYNLVMLALSASFLFLSYMLTWWAGGVGFILANSLNMALRITHSILYIRRYFASSPWKPLQGLLPSPLLCLALIVSAVVTVLSEAVFCCDGGWFLRLVHISVGALCLLFVLGAILITETQLTVFVRTQLMPQYRKKHI; from the exons ATGACTTCGCAAGACGTATTGAAGAATGCGTCCACCCTCGCCTCGTACAATGTGCTGCTACAG GTGATGTTCCGTGTGCTCACCTTTTTATTGAACGCTTTCACGCTGCGATTTGTATCCAAAGAGCTCATCGGAGTGGTGAACGTCAG GCTTACATTACTGTACTCCACATTAGTATTTTTATCCAGAGAAGCTTTTCGAAGAGCCTGTCTAAGTAGTTCTGCTGGCACGAAACACAACTGGAGGAGGACTATCAACCTGCTATGGCTGAC GTTACCTCTAGGTGCACTATGGGGAGTCCTCTTGGCCGCTGTGTGGCTGTGGCTCCTGGAAGTACCAGATCCTAAAGTTATTCCTTTTTACGGCCCCGCCGTCGTGCTGTTTGCCCTCGCCGGGGTGCAGGAGCTCTTAGCCGAGCCCCTATGGGTGTTGGCCCAGGTTCACATGTTTGTGAAATTAAAAGTGGTTGCCGAGAGCTTAGCTATGTTGGCTAAGTGCTGCATGACGGTGATGCTGGTGGTGTTTGCCCGTAAATGGGGTCTTTACATCTTTGCTCTGGCTCAT CTGGTGTACACGGGGGTCCTTGTGTGGTGTTATGCACTTTACTTTTTTCGGTATTTGCCGTCCAAAGAGGCGGCGGAGAGCAATTTTCCACTGCGCAAATTTGGAGATCTGATTCCACATAAAGCTAATGGAGag cCTCTGTTGGATTGGACGGTAGCTCGCCTCACCTGGAGCTTCTTTAAGCAATCATTCCTCAAGCAGATCTTGACTGAAGGCGAACGCTACGTCATGACGTTCCTCAACGTCCTCAGCTTCGGCGACCAGGGTGTTTATGACATCGTCAACAATCTGGGCTCCATGGTGGCTCGCTTTATCTTCCTGCCAATCGAGGAGagcttctatatattttttgccaaagtGCTGGAGCGGGGCCGTGATATCAAaagccaaaaacag GAAGATGTTGGTGTTGCCGCAGATGTGCTACAATGTCTGCTTAAGCTGGTGTTGGTGATTGGACTCATCATTGCAGTCTTTGGATATGCCTACTCGAGACTGGCATTGGATATTTATGGTGGATCACTACTGAGTAGTGGGGAAG GTCCAGCTCTGCTGCGATGCTACAGCGTTTACGTCCTCCTGCTGGCTGTAAACGGCGTGACCGAGTGTTTTGTGTTTGCTGCTATGAGCCAAGAGGAGGTTGACAA GTACAACTTGGTGATGCTCGCTTTGTCCGCATCCTTCCTTTTCCTGTCCTACATGCTGACATGGTGGGCAGGTGGCGTGGGCTTCATCCTCGCCAATTCCCTGAACATGGCCCTCCGTATCACGCACAGCATCCTCTACATTCGCCGCTATTTTGCATCCAGTCCGTGGAAACCCCTACAAGGCCTACTCCCCTCACCGCTTCTGTGCCTGGCACTCATTGTCAGTGCTGTGGTTACTGTTCTCAGTGAG GCAGTTTTCTGCTGTGACGGAGGCTGGTTTCTCAGGTTGGTCCACATCAGCGTGGGAGCGCTGTGTCTTCTATTTGTCCTCGGGGCTATTCTGATTACAGAAACTCAACTTACTGTATTTGTGAGGACTCAACTGATGCCACAGTAcaggaaaaaacatatttaa
- the prkcda gene encoding protein kinase C, delta a: MPPFLRIAFNSFDLGALPPPADAPFCAIKMKEALTTERGKTLVQRKPTMYPAWKASFDAHIYEGRVLEVLLMKTAEEPLAEVTVGVSVLAERCKKANGRAEFWVDLHPSGKVMMAVQYFLEGADSESKQAAKEEAPTINRRRGAIKQAKIHFIKNHEFTATFFRQPTFCSVCRDFVWGLNKQGYKCRQCNAAIHKKCIDKIIGRCTGTAANSRDTVFQKERFNIDIAHRFKSHNYMSPTFCDHCGSMLWGFVKQGLKCEDCSMNVHHKCQDKVGNLCGINQKLLAEALTQVSQKSFTRRSDPNLDPNLSDIGIYDEVNKLSELHINDPSHYGRLWDGSSPRPPHRLTHLTRINVDNFVFHKVLGKGSFGKVLLAELKGREEYFAVKALKKDVVLMDDDVECTMVEKRVLALAWDNPFLTHLYSTFQTKEHLFFVMEYLNGGDLMFHIQEKGRFDLVRATFYSSEIICGLQFLHSRGIIYRDLKLDNVMLTHEGHIKIADFGMCKENVFGENRATTFCGTPDYIAPEILLGQKYSFSVDWWSFGVLLYEMLVGQSPFHGDDEDELFESIRMDTPHYPRWIDKEAKELLERLFERDPTRRLGIVGDIRLHSFFKSIDWQALENKDVDPPFKPKVKAPNDCSNFDREFLSEKPRLSHSDKNLIDSMDQSAFAGFSFMNPKMEVLLEK, encoded by the exons ATGCCTCCTTTCTTGAGGATTGCTTTCAACTCTTTCGACCTGGGTGCTTTGCCCCCGCCGGCCGACGCCCCTTTCTGTGCAATCAAAATGAAAGAAGCCCTCACAACAG AACGAGGTAAGACTCTAGTTCAACGAAAACCCACCATGTATCCCGCTTGGAAGGCCAGTTTTGACGCACACATCTACGAGGGCCGCGTACTTGAGGTGTTGCTGATGAAGACGGCAGAGGAACCCTTGGCTGAGGTCACGGTTGGCGTGTCTGTGCTTGCTGAACGCTGCAAGAAAGCCAATGGGCGTGCTGAATTCTGG GTGGATCTCCATCCTTCTGGGAAAGTGATGATGGCAGTGCAGTACTTTCTGGAAGGAGCGGATTCAG AGAGCAAGCAGGCTGCAAAAGAAGAGGCTCCCACCATTAACCGTAGACGAGGTGCTATCAAGCAGGCAAAGATCCACTTCATTAAGAACCACGAGTTCACAGCCACCTTTTTCAGGCAGCCTACATTCTGTTCTGTGTGCAGAGATTTTGTCTG GGGACTCAACAAGCAAGGCTACAAATGCAGAC aATGCAATGCAGCCATCCACAAAAAATGCATCGACAAAATCATCGGCAGATGCACCGGCACCGCCGCCAACAGTCGAGATACCGTG TTCCAAAAGGAGCGTTTCAACATCGACATAGCGCATCGGTTCAAGAGCCACAACTATATGAGTCCCACCTTCTGTGACCACTGTGGAAGTATGCTTTGGGGTTTTGTTAAACAGGGTCTAAAATGTGAAG ATTGTTCCATGAATGTTCATCACAAGTGTCAGGATAAAGTGGGAAACCTTTGTGGTATCAACCAGAAACTGTTAGCTGAAGCACTTACACAAGTCAGCCAG AAATCCTTCACTCGCCGCTCGGATCCAAACCTTGACCCAAACTTATCGGATATTGGAATCTACGACGAGGTTAATAAGCTGTCCGAACTGCATATCAATG ATCCAAGCCACTATGGAAGATTATGGGATGGCTCCAGCCCACGGCCTCCTCATCGTCTTACACACCTCACCCGCATCAACGTAGACAATTTTGTCTTCCACAAGGTCCTCGGTAAAGGCAGTTTTGGGAAG GTCCTCCTGGCAGAACTAAAAGGACGAGAGGAGTACTTTGCTGTAAAGGCTCTAAAGAAAGACGTGGTGTTGATGGATGATGACGTGGAGTGCACAATGGTGGAGAAGAGGGTCTTAGCTTTAGCCTGGGATAACCCTTTTCTCACACATCTTTATTCAACCTTTCAGACAAAG GAACATCTGTTCTTCGTGATGGAATATTTGAATGGAGGAGATCTCATGTTTCATATTCAGGAAAAAGGACGTTTTGATCTCGTCAGAGCCAC GTTTTACTCCTCTGAAATCATTTGTGGCCTTCAGTTTTTGCATAGCAGAGGAATCATCTACAG AGATCTAAAGTTGGACAATGTGATGCTGACTCACGAGGGACACATTAAAATTGCAGACTTTGGCATGTGCAAGGAAAATGTCTTTGGAGAGAACCGCGCCACAACTTTCTGTGGTACACCTGACTACATTGCCCCTGAG ATTTTACTAGGCCAGAAATACTCCTTCTCCGTTGACTGGTGGTCATTTGGCGTGCTGCTCTACGAAATGTTAGTTGGACAATCCCCATTCCATggagatgatgaggatgagCTCTTTGAATCCATCCGCATGGACACCCCACATTATCCGCGCTGGATCGACAAGGAAGCCAAAGAACTGCTCGAGCGG tTATTTGAAAGAGATCCCACGCGTCGACTGGGGATTGTGGGTGATATCCGCTTACACTCTTTCTTTAAGTCTATTGACTGGCAAGCTTTGGAAAACAAGGATGTGGACCCTCCCTTCAAGCCTAAAGTG AAAGCACCAAATGATTGCAGTAACTTTGATCGAGAGTTCCTGAGCGAGAAACCCCGCCTATCCCACAGCGACAAGAACTTGATTGACTCCATGGACCAGTCGGCATTTGCTGGCTTTTCTTTCATGAACCCCAAAATGGAGGTCCTCTtggaaaaataa